From one bacterium genomic stretch:
- a CDS encoding lytic transglycosylase domain-containing protein has protein sequence MATPVNATEDREIPREAVIPFRQLTREEKTRQFFEDMDIDTSRLTSHDIHQSLGPWESYIRQYSSQYNVDPDLVSAIVYAESKGDPFRISKDGALGLMQIMPETAGFLGFDNVLDPEENIRAGVMYIAWLLSRYGETHALWAWNAGPARVDIKVMPGETRKFIVEVLTVKRFLKEAHARDGLS, from the coding sequence ATGGCAACTCCAGTCAATGCCACGGAAGACCGTGAGATACCCCGTGAGGCGGTCATTCCGTTCAGGCAGCTGACGCGAGAGGAGAAGACGCGACAGTTTTTTGAGGATATGGATATCGATACATCGCGGCTGACATCGCATGATATTCATCAGAGTCTTGGGCCATGGGAATCATACATCAGGCAGTATTCCTCCCAGTATAACGTGGATCCCGATCTCGTGAGTGCGATTGTATATGCGGAGAGCAAGGGCGATCCGTTCCGTATTTCAAAAGATGGCGCGCTCGGGCTTATGCAGATTATGCCTGAAACCGCCGGTTTCCTTGGGTTTGACAATGTTCTCGACCCCGAGGAAAACATCCGTGCGGGTGTCATGTACATAGCATGGCTGCTGAGCCGTTACGGCGAGACGCATGCTTTATGGGCATGGAACGCAGGTCCCGCCCGGGTGGATATTAAAGTGATGCCGGGCGAGACACGTAAATTTATCGTCGAGGTCCTGACGGTCAAGAGATTCCTGAAAGAAGCCCATGCGCGGGACGGTTTAAGCTGA
- a CDS encoding sigma-54 dependent transcriptional regulator — MSRILVVDDESLMREFITESLISHGYEVDDAGDGSRALEFMGNETYDIILTDFKMPKVTGMDVLRRAREKMPDAKVIIMTAYGTVENAVEAMKLGAFDYITKPFSVDEILILVKRALEFTRLQKDNVRLQGELEEVYGSRNIIGKSTSMKKIFEVIDTVSTSRSTVLITGESGTGKELVARAVHYSSPRQRGPFVKLNCAALPSELMESELFGHEKGAFTGAVKKYHGRFERANGGTLLLDEISEMSPHLQAKLLRVLQEREFEPVGSAETIKVDVRIVATTNRSLSELIDKGEFREDLFYRLNVINISLPPLRERRSDIPMLAEHFLKKYNAENGKAIEGISDDVLDVWLEYNWPGNVRELENAVERGVVLCKGKILEVGDIPSVTAGNGRLSESFDAQPAGGISSSFGPGTTLSDMERELIMKTLQSQGGNRTNTADVLGISVRTLRNKLALYGEMDAFKN; from the coding sequence GTGAGCAGAATACTCGTAGTCGATGACGAATCTCTCATGAGGGAATTTATTACCGAGTCGCTCATATCCCATGGCTATGAGGTCGATGACGCCGGGGACGGCTCGCGTGCCCTCGAGTTCATGGGAAACGAGACCTACGATATAATCCTGACCGACTTCAAGATGCCCAAGGTCACCGGTATGGATGTGCTCCGGCGCGCCCGTGAAAAAATGCCCGATGCCAAGGTGATAATCATGACCGCTTACGGCACGGTGGAGAATGCGGTGGAAGCAATGAAACTCGGCGCATTCGACTATATAACAAAGCCTTTCAGCGTCGATGAAATTCTCATTCTGGTCAAACGGGCGCTCGAATTCACCAGACTTCAGAAAGATAACGTCCGGCTCCAGGGCGAGCTCGAAGAAGTATACGGCTCACGGAATATTATCGGGAAATCGACCTCGATGAAAAAGATTTTCGAGGTTATCGATACGGTGAGCACATCACGCTCGACGGTGCTCATTACCGGTGAGTCGGGCACCGGCAAGGAGCTTGTGGCGAGGGCGGTTCACTATTCGAGTCCTCGGCAGAGAGGACCGTTCGTGAAACTGAACTGTGCGGCGCTCCCTTCGGAACTCATGGAAAGCGAGCTTTTCGGGCACGAGAAAGGCGCTTTTACCGGTGCGGTGAAAAAATATCACGGGCGGTTCGAACGTGCGAACGGTGGCACGCTCCTCCTCGATGAGATCAGCGAAATGAGCCCGCATCTTCAGGCAAAACTTCTGCGGGTGCTCCAGGAACGCGAGTTCGAGCCGGTCGGCTCCGCGGAAACCATAAAGGTCGATGTCCGAATCGTGGCCACAACAAACCGCAGCCTGTCCGAGCTGATCGATAAAGGTGAATTCCGTGAAGACCTCTTTTACCGGCTCAATGTCATCAATATTTCACTTCCCCCTCTCCGTGAGCGGCGCTCGGATATACCGATGCTCGCCGAACATTTTCTCAAGAAATACAACGCTGAAAACGGAAAGGCAATCGAGGGTATATCCGACGATGTACTCGATGTATGGCTCGAATATAACTGGCCCGGAAATGTCCGGGAGCTCGAGAATGCTGTCGAACGCGGGGTAGTTCTGTGCAAGGGGAAAATACTCGAGGTTGGCGATATACCGTCCGTAACGGCAGGAAACGGCAGATTGTCCGAGTCCTTTGACGCTCAGCCCGCGGGTGGTATTTCATCTTCGTTCGGGCCGGGAACGACCCTGTCGGATATGGAGCGCGAGCTTATCATGAAAACCCTCCAGTCACAGGGTGGCAACCGTACCAATACCGCCGATGTACTTGGTATCAGTGTGCGGACGCTTCGTAATAAACTCGCGCTGTACGGGGAGATGGATGCCTTTAAAAATTGA
- the fliF gene encoding flagellar M-ring protein FliF: MFELLERVLSRFKDVWVKMTLNQRVISGAVIVAIIGVAIFLVSLSGNMIQYSLLFAELNPQSASEIVSILEQQNVPYKLTRNGTAIEVPADRVDRLKIDLVTQGLPSEGIVGYEILDTTNFGMSDFLQKVNYQRALMGELRKTLRTLDEIEDANVHLNIPEPTLFTENVQKPTASVTLKLRRGRTLAPSTVQALTNLVGSATGIAPGDVTIVDTRGTLLTKPSMDEMAMLSSTQMEMKVKADQYLAEKVKTILDGAFGAGIALVTVNSELNFDRVERTTTTYSQDTSAILSEEREEETNPTTEGGGREHTVTNYNTGNTVENFVVSPGNISRLTVSVMIDAKDSTWVDENGERQVAKVSWTDAERSQIRTICENAVGYDAGRGDRLEVVALPFGTREYEEAAGERLTFRAAIIDSVQAIGMIVVILVGLLIFYVLLRQIARSLDPSKVSLQIDKILEKEKKAIVEEEEVEVESEKATLIRKIISKASMDPEITAKTIRTIYREGKE; the protein is encoded by the coding sequence ATGTTCGAATTATTAGAGAGAGTTCTATCGAGATTCAAGGATGTCTGGGTGAAGATGACGCTCAACCAGCGGGTTATAAGCGGAGCGGTCATTGTAGCCATCATAGGAGTTGCCATTTTTTTAGTTTCTCTCTCCGGCAACATGATACAATATTCTCTTCTTTTTGCCGAGCTCAATCCCCAAAGCGCCTCTGAAATTGTATCAATTCTTGAACAGCAGAATGTTCCCTACAAATTGACCCGTAACGGGACAGCGATTGAAGTTCCCGCCGACAGGGTCGACCGTCTCAAGATAGACCTCGTAACCCAGGGACTTCCATCGGAAGGCATTGTTGGTTATGAGATTCTTGACACTACCAATTTTGGCATGTCCGATTTCCTCCAGAAAGTCAATTACCAGCGCGCTCTCATGGGTGAGCTCAGGAAAACCCTCAGAACGCTCGATGAAATCGAGGACGCCAATGTGCATCTCAATATACCCGAACCGACGCTTTTTACCGAAAATGTACAGAAACCGACCGCTTCGGTGACTCTCAAGCTGCGCCGTGGCCGCACCCTTGCACCGAGCACCGTACAGGCGCTCACGAACCTTGTCGGTTCAGCAACCGGTATCGCTCCGGGGGATGTAACGATCGTTGACACGAGAGGGACGCTTCTGACCAAGCCTTCCATGGATGAAATGGCTATGCTTTCCAGCACACAGATGGAAATGAAGGTCAAAGCCGATCAGTATCTTGCCGAAAAGGTCAAAACCATACTCGACGGTGCTTTTGGTGCAGGGATCGCTCTCGTAACCGTCAATTCCGAGCTCAATTTCGACCGTGTGGAGCGGACAACAACCACATACAGCCAGGATACGAGCGCCATTCTCAGCGAGGAACGCGAAGAGGAGACCAATCCCACAACCGAGGGCGGAGGTCGGGAACATACGGTAACGAATTACAATACGGGCAATACGGTGGAGAATTTTGTTGTCAGCCCCGGAAACATCAGCCGGCTCACCGTAAGTGTCATGATAGACGCGAAGGATTCCACATGGGTGGATGAGAACGGGGAACGCCAGGTTGCCAAGGTATCGTGGACCGATGCAGAGCGGTCGCAGATACGCACGATCTGTGAGAATGCGGTTGGGTATGACGCGGGACGCGGTGACCGTCTTGAGGTTGTTGCGCTTCCCTTCGGGACTCGTGAATACGAGGAAGCGGCCGGAGAGCGCCTGACATTTCGGGCCGCTATCATTGACAGCGTCCAGGCAATCGGAATGATTGTTGTCATCCTTGTGGGACTCCTTATATTCTACGTTTTGCTTCGTCAGATAGCCCGTTCCCTGGATCCTTCAAAAGTTTCTCTTCAGATCGATAAAATTCTCGAAAAAGAAAAGAAGGCTATTGTGGAAGAAGAGGAAGTCGAGGTCGAATCTGAAAAGGCCACGCTTATCCGGAAAATTATCTCGAAAGCGTCCATGGATCCGGAAATCACCGCAAAAACGATCAGAACCATTTACCGTGAGGGCAAGGAATAA
- the flgB gene encoding flagellar basal body rod protein FlgB: MIKELLFNQKPDILLTKMLDKSALNQRVIASNVANIGTPGYERLGVSFDEKLSRAMRLSKKIKISDPRHIPSPDWVKEIKPEVVKIEDGYWNGINNVNIDEEMVDLAKTQLDFNSAARLMNLRFTQLRTAIRGRR, encoded by the coding sequence ATGATAAAAGAACTGCTTTTCAATCAGAAACCGGATATTCTCCTGACAAAGATGCTCGACAAGTCAGCCCTGAACCAGCGGGTGATAGCATCGAATGTGGCGAATATCGGTACACCGGGTTATGAACGGCTCGGAGTCAGTTTCGATGAGAAGCTTTCCCGGGCTATGAGGCTGAGCAAAAAAATAAAAATATCGGATCCCCGTCACATACCGTCGCCGGACTGGGTCAAGGAAATAAAACCCGAGGTTGTCAAGATTGAAGACGGATACTGGAACGGCATCAACAATGTCAATATAGACGAGGAAATGGTCGATTTGGCGAAAACACAGCTCGATTTCAACAGCGCCGCACGTCTCATGAACCTGCGGTTCACCCAGCTCAGAACAGCGATCAGGGGGAGGCGGTAA
- the flgC gene encoding flagellar basal body rod protein FlgC, whose protein sequence is MKIIPLKDHMFRGNIYRSIDIAASGMTTQRQRMDAIASNIANAQVTNVDGNGSPYLRKHVVMSKVPDRTFEATLREYMIKPRTTESGHIPEMSGSSRVKDVTPLVEGSEIEIPNMRKNVVYDPSHPDADADGFVVYPDINVIEEMTDLMVASRAFDANVTVVNAAKQMIMRSLDI, encoded by the coding sequence ATGAAGATAATACCCCTCAAAGACCATATGTTCCGGGGTAACATCTACCGTTCAATCGATATAGCCGCTTCGGGAATGACGACCCAGCGGCAGCGGATGGACGCCATCGCCTCGAACATCGCTAACGCCCAGGTGACCAATGTGGACGGCAACGGCAGCCCCTATCTCAGGAAACATGTTGTCATGAGTAAAGTGCCCGATCGGACATTTGAAGCGACCCTCAGGGAATATATGATAAAGCCGCGAACGACCGAATCCGGTCATATTCCGGAAATGAGTGGCAGCAGCCGGGTCAAGGATGTGACTCCTCTGGTCGAGGGGAGTGAAATCGAGATACCCAACATGAGAAAGAATGTCGTCTATGATCCTTCGCATCCTGATGCGGATGCCGATGGTTTTGTTGTATACCCTGACATCAATGTCATCGAGGAGATGACCGATCTCATGGTTGCAAGCAGGGCATTCGATGCAAATGTGACCGTGGTGAATGCCGCGAAGCAGATGATCATGAGGTCGCTCGATATTTAA
- the fliG gene encoding flagellar motor switch protein FliG, producing the protein MLEPTRAAAKTFDELTSYEKAAIVLVALGKDVSSQVMRNMPDREIERLTVEIARLKQVDPKTEMQILKEYFSMLQASEYISEGGIDFAKELLESSLGKARADGILKKISESLNPGGFELLKDVDPIHLLEFIRNEHPQTIALILSQLNPGQAAQVLGQLPEDIQTDVSMRIATMEKISPEVIREIESVLDVHLKEVISGNLSASGGIKAIASILNLVDRSTEKSILGNLEMENPELTANIKNLMFVFEDLLILDDRGIQLILKEVDTKELAIALKAASEELKNKIFKNVSERVVTMIQEEMDYAGPMRLSVVEEAQQRIVEIVRRLEEEQQIVIVRGGEGGEIFV; encoded by the coding sequence ATGTTAGAGCCAACCAGAGCCGCTGCAAAAACTTTTGATGAGCTGACGTCCTATGAAAAAGCGGCTATTGTCCTTGTAGCACTTGGTAAGGACGTTTCCTCACAGGTTATGCGTAACATGCCTGACCGTGAGATAGAGCGTCTGACTGTTGAGATTGCCCGCCTGAAGCAGGTAGACCCGAAGACCGAAATGCAGATTCTGAAGGAGTATTTCTCCATGCTTCAGGCTTCGGAGTATATTTCCGAAGGCGGCATCGATTTTGCCAAGGAACTTCTCGAATCATCGCTCGGAAAAGCCCGGGCCGATGGCATACTCAAGAAGATATCCGAATCCCTGAATCCCGGCGGCTTCGAGCTTCTCAAGGATGTTGACCCTATTCATCTTCTCGAATTTATCAGGAACGAACACCCGCAGACAATCGCGCTCATTCTGTCCCAGCTCAATCCCGGCCAGGCCGCTCAGGTTCTCGGCCAGCTGCCCGAGGATATCCAGACCGATGTTTCCATGCGGATAGCGACAATGGAAAAAATCTCCCCGGAAGTTATCCGCGAGATAGAGAGCGTTCTCGATGTACACCTCAAGGAGGTTATTTCCGGTAACCTGTCGGCTTCGGGTGGTATCAAGGCTATTGCCTCCATTCTCAACCTCGTTGACCGTTCGACCGAGAAATCGATTCTCGGTAACCTCGAAATGGAAAATCCCGAGCTCACCGCAAACATCAAGAACCTCATGTTCGTTTTCGAGGACCTGCTGATTCTCGATGACCGCGGCATCCAGCTTATCCTCAAGGAAGTCGACACGAAAGAGCTCGCGATTGCGTTGAAGGCGGCTTCGGAAGAGCTCAAGAACAAGATTTTCAAGAATGTTTCCGAACGTGTGGTTACCATGATCCAGGAGGAAATGGATTATGCCGGCCCCATGCGTCTGAGCGTTGTCGAGGAAGCCCAGCAGCGAATCGTAGAAATTGTCCGTCGTCTCGAGGAAGAGCAGCAGATCGTTATTGTCCGCGGCGGCGAAGGCGGCGAGATTTTTGTCTGA
- the fliE gene encoding flagellar hook-basal body complex protein FliE, translating into MNTPITRVGGQGIAPLKPLADGKVKDGDASFAGTLEKFVNDVNSLQNRADESIEKLATGEISDVHQVMIAVEEANTAMEFMLEIRNKIIEAYQEVMRMPV; encoded by the coding sequence GTGAATACTCCTATTACCCGTGTCGGGGGACAGGGTATAGCGCCTCTCAAGCCGCTCGCTGATGGTAAAGTGAAAGACGGCGATGCCTCGTTTGCCGGAACTCTGGAGAAATTTGTCAACGATGTGAATTCTCTCCAGAACCGTGCGGATGAATCGATCGAAAAACTGGCGACCGGAGAAATATCCGATGTTCACCAGGTTATGATCGCGGTTGAGGAAGCGAATACCGCTATGGAGTTCATGCTCGAAATTCGGAACAAAATAATTGAAGCTTACCAGGAAGTCATGCGAATGCCTGTGTAG